CTGACCTCCACTGGCAGCCCTGAGTGTCACCACCATGACAAGCATCACTATATCTATATTTTAAACTAGGAAAATTAAGTCGTGGTAAAGTGAAAAAACCTTATATGGCACTCCTACAAATGCAAACTAACGCAGCTATACATTTAATCCTGCAAATAATCTAGAGATAATAATTCTGAATCACAAACTCTGGTTTGATGATTAAACAGTTTGATTAGGAACAATTTTCAAGGGCAGTCAATAAATGTAGTAATTGTTAATCAGCATACAAAACCTAAACAGCACCTTGTTTTCCTGCCTATCACTTTGTGttacttaaataattttgatttacTTCATCAAAACAAAAGTTAAGAACTTATAAGATTTGTAAACGCATGCAGCAGGTAGGTACGTTTCCTTTCCTGACCACAGCTATAGCAGAGTATTGCATTCACTCCTGGTAACCACGTTACCCCAAACAAGGCTTCAGTACAGGCTCTGTCTGTGCCAAAGCGTTTGCTGGGTTTTGAGGTACAGAAGCAGAACACCATAACAAAGCCGGTCTGGCAATTACCtgacacagaaaagggaaacttATTCACTCTCATCACCAGccatctgtctttatttctcatTCATCTGAATGTTAAGCCCTTTCTAATCTGTGATCCAAAGCCAAATCTGATTTAGCCCTCCAGAAATTAACGGCTAATTTGCTTTTACGGAGCAACACACATAATATTTTACCTTTAATTATTCTGACCCCATTCCTTGGAAACTAGGGTATTCCTGTGAAGAACAGGTTCAGGGTGCAGTTGCAGTTTTATAAACACAGGCTCCACAGGAAGACATAATCTGTACTGCAAAACAGGTTCATCATTTTAGTTTCATGCAGTAGGTAGGCATCTACAAAACTGATGTTGCTGCAGGTCCCTTTGTGACATCACAGGATTACACTATGCAAACATATACACAACGTGGTATTGAACGTTCTGTTGCTTATTGGAACAAGCTGGTTTTCAGGATATGAGGAACAAAGCCAAATACTAGCAATAGATAACCACTTCTAGTTTCTGCACAGTAAAAGTAATTGGAGAGGAGGGAATACTTTTAATGTCAACCGACAAGGCTTTTCCAGTTGGACCACGATGCAGGTCATCAACACTCCCACTTCCTTTGCCTTTGACATAGCTAATACTGAGTTGGTTTACCAAAGCTACAATTCATTTCATTGCTCTTTGAAACAGATGTAAAAATAACTAAACTCtgggggtttattttgttttctgataaagtatttttcaattGACAAGAGACTGCTGTTTTTTATAATCATCCCTTCATACTAAGTATAGTCTGGTGACCTCAGAAGAAGAGACTCCGTCCTACAGCTGATCCCCAACAACTGCTTAAAACAACAGCTGCATGGAAACGGGAAGTGTCTAATGTTCAGCCGCACGCTGAGAAGATAACCCACGAGTTATATTGGGATACTGATTATTTGAAAATTGTGCCTGAACGCCTCTTGCCAGCAACATTTACCAAATGGCtttcagtatttgttttatAATTGTATCAAAACAAACTGCTGTGCGTCTGGAATTACACAGTGTGACTGAGTGGGGGGGCATAGTTACTGAGTTTAGCCCCATAGGGCTTTACAGCTTCCCTCAGTTAATTCAGTCCCAGGCTGAGCAACTTCACAGCTTCCCCCTCCGGCCGCAGGGGCCGCACACCCGGGCAGCGCTGCTCCCGCCCGCTTTTTCCCCGCACACCTCAGGGCCCGAAGGAGCGGGCGGCCCAGCAGGCAGCTCGGGCCCCTCAGTGGGATGGGGCTCAGGGAAGCCGCGGCGCTGCCCCAGCGCCCGGGGAAGGTGATGGCCCCCGGGGAAGGTGATAATGGCCCCCGGGGAACTCCCCCGCTCCCGTGGCGCGGCCGTTCCCTGCACCTCCACCCGGCTCCCCTCACCCACCACCTGCCGCGGCCTCCCCCCGCGGCCCCCGCAGCCACTTACCGGCCGCGGCGCCGCCCGCCAGAGGCGATTAGGCCGCGTCTCCATAGCAACAACGCTTTTCCCGCTTCAAACACTCGCGCGCAGCCGCGCACCCCCACAGCTGGCGAATAGGACGAGGGAGAAGAGCGGATGGGGTGTGACCAGGCGGAGATAAGCCAATCCGAGATCTTCTCGGCCGGAGGGGCGGAGCCTAGAGAAAGGCGGGACTGGGGGGCGAGGATGGAACGAGAAGGCAGGAGCTACCGCCGGCGCTTATGCCTCTGTGATTGGTTGAGCTTGCCATCAGTCTTCTGCCACGCCACGCCTACACCGCGGACCGGAAGTGAAGGTGAGGGCGGGGGTCGATGGTGGCCGCGGCCTTGGGTGTTTGTGTCCGGTTCCCCCGGTGTCCCGGCGGGCTTGGAGCCTCGCGTTGCCAAGGCAGCGGCCAGAGGGGCTCTGCTCTGGGCCGCCAGACCCGGTCTCGCTGGCCCAGCCCCTGCCGGGGGGCCCTCCCCGCTGGGAGCGGCCTAGCAGCGCGGAGCGGGCCTCCCGGGGCCTGGCAGCGGGGCCGCTTGCTTGGCGGCGCTCGGAAAGGTTTGTCCTGCCGGCGTTTCCCGGGTCGCACGGGAGGGGGTGCTGGCTCTCCGCCGCTCGGCGCCTGCGCTGCCCGGAGCTGCGCGGTGTGGGTTGTGTTTGGCGGGGCTGGTCAGAAACCGGGGGGCTAAAGGGGGGTGAACCaccctggggctccaccagcgCCTTGGCGAAGAGCGGCTCTGCGCTGCTGGTGCCCAGCTGGGAAACTGCAGGTGTCGTGGTGCCTCGCTGGGCGTGCCAGGGACAAACAGTGTTGTGTAAATGTATTACTTGCTGAAACGTGCAGTTCTGCCAAAATGCAAAGCTCTGCGTGGAACTGAAAACTGCTGGATTTTTGAAATggatttttcatatttatgtcttctttttttctgtgtaggaGTTGTTGTCCTGGCTGTGTAGCTTATTGATTACAATATACCTCACTTGAGGTATATAATGcacttggactagatgatcttttgaggtcccttccaatccctaacattctgtgattctgtgtgttcCTTTCTGTTTACATCAAATTCGTGCTTAATGTATATGCCAATAAACTGTTAGTTTTGTAGAACAGTTTGAAGTCTCACCCAGACCACAGAGAGCCTGTACTTTGCCATTCAATTTCTCAGCGCTGCCACTGGCATCTTGAGGAGTTATTTGCTGCAAGAGATCTGTCTTGGGCAATTATTTCCTCATGCCGCTTCTGGTAATGTTGAGGTATTATCTTTGCACAGAGCCTGTGGATTTTCGCAGTGGAACAGCTTCGTAGTGTTCACTGGTGACTTTCCTTCTGATACGTCATTGTTTTTCCTCCCTATGGTTTCTAATGTATCAGCAACAGTGTCATGCAGGTCATATTTCATGCATCTtggtaacttttttttaaaggcctTATATAGGCTCCTGTTTCCTATCTTTAAAGGGAagaactcatttttttttacaattcaAAGATAATAAGATGCAGTTTAATTGTGTAGTAAATGCAAAGAGGCAGATGACTTTTAAGACactgtgagatttttttccctggctaCGTACGACTGGTCTGTTTGATGTGTATGTTGTTTCTATTTGATCCCCTGTGCGCTTCCACAGCTCTCGGTGCAGTGAACAGAGGGGCATGGCTGTGAGAGCATGTGGCCTGATCATCTACAGGAGGCTGCAGTCTAAGGTCACTGACGGTATCGAGTACCTCCTCCTGCAGACATCCTACGGGACCCATCACTGGACCCCACCCAAAGGTGACGTTTGTCATGAGAACACACTCAAATGTCATTTGTGTCGGGAGTGAGTGAGATTACAGACTGAACTTTGGCTGAATGATTCTAAGGTCAGATTTGGGGGGCAGTTAATCAGTTGACAGTAGCTGCTTATGAGCAGCAGAGTGGGGCTGAAATTCTCTGCAAGTTGTGGCTGTATAAGCTATTGGGCACAACTGGGTTTGGGTGTGAGTCACGCAGTCTTGCTCCTTGGATCTCTGATGATTCTGGCAGACATGGAGCAGCCAGCTGAAATTAGGTAGCCAGAGAAGGTGTTACCTTCTTGCCCAGGTCTGACCCTCTGCCAGGTGCCACTGTTGCCAGCGCATGGTTGTTTGACCCACATGTAATCAGAAGGGTCACAGTTTGCAGCACAACATTAGAAGGCAAACTGAAATTGGTGATGATTTACTTTAGAACACCTTTCTTAGGAGATGCAGGAGTTTATTTAAGTTCAGGAAATGGTTGATGCACATACCTAATGCAGCAGAGATAAGAGGGACAGCCATCTTCACCGAAGCCGTCCTCATTCATCAGTGTGATCCCAAAGGAGAAGACAAGCCTGACGCCGAAAGGTGTATGTTATAGTAACACCTTCTTTGTAAAGACACATGGTGTTTGGTGGTATATAACTGCAGGGAAAAGTTACTTAGATCCTTAGTGGGAAAAGCGCAACACATAAATTCTTCAAGTTTCTTGTAGATCTTcttacatactttttttttttttaatcctctgaGATTTCCTCCTTCTAGTTTTTACTTCTTGTTTTGTAAAATGCAGTGCTTTTAAAGTATAGTGCAGGAGCAGTTTGTAAACAAGAATTctcaaataggaaaaaaagcttgTAACAATATCAACTACACTCTCCTATTAAGGGAAAGAACAAAACTTTCCAAACCTCCCCCTTGCCCACTTCACCAAAAGCCTAAGGGAGCAGAGTTTGCAGCCTACTGGAAAGCTAAAAAACATGTGCTGGGACATGATTAGTTGTGAGAGCAGGGACCCATGTGGAAAGGTTTACTGGGAAGACAGTAATTCTGGACAAGCAATTAAAATTACTTGTTGGCATTTCAGGAGGGAGTGAAATGACTTGTAGACGTACATCTCTTGCACTCAAAATCACAATATTATAGAATAGACCTTTAAAAGCcatgtagtccaacccccctgcagtgaACATGgatatcttcaactagatcaggttccAGCTCTcagatcattcctgtggctcctctggcccctctccagcaggtccatgtctgtcctgtgctgagggctccagagctggacacaggactccaggtggggtctcaccagagcagagcagaggggcagaatcaccccTCTACTCATTAAGCTTCTGATGTGCATATAAAAGGAGCGAGGCCTGTTGGGAAAGCAAAAATGAGCTTCCCGTATATCCCAGTTCTCGTACTAAAGGGTGGCTTTTGGTACCTATGCTCGGAGGAAAGATTAATCTCTGTGATGAAATCATGGCTATTTGCAGCCAGCTGCATAGAAAATAGAGTGACACTAGGGGCAAAATAAAGcttaacttttttcctcttgaagcTTCCCAACTTCTGCTATGTTGCTTTTCTGAGATCTTACTCGGCTTGTTCTATTTATGTTCTGGTCTGGAGCTTCCATGAGAAAACCAAATCTGACATTTCTcaacaaaatacaaacatcTGGGGATGTGTTATATTTATCCATTGTTTGTAATGGCACCTCTCATTCTGagcaatgtaaaataaatgatgTGTCCTAGAAGGATTATGCAGCTGGTGAAAGGACTGGCTTTTAGGCTTGCTGCGTTTCAGAGAGGaatatgagaaataaaaatacccCAAGTGCCTAGTTGAgaccaaccttttaaatggcaTTTGTCGGTGCCTGGTCTCATCATTTCTGGGCTGTCAGCATGAGtaagcattttgcagaattgAGCCTTAAGCTTCCGTGGAAGGTAAGGGTTGAGAGAGGACTAAGGCAGATGAGCCATGTCCTCTCTGACTGGCTAAAGGAAAAGCATTCTTGAGGCACTCAGTCCTTGGTATGGTCTAAGGTGGAACGTTACAGGCGTGGGGTGCTCCAGAGGAGGACTGGGAAGAAAAGATGTCCAGTGCTGAGAGGCCACTGGGAGTTTCAGAAGACGTGGGAGAAAAGACGATCCTAAAAGCAACAAAAGACAAACCAAGATATAAGAGTTGGAAAAGCAATCTCTTCTCCAGTTTCCTTTTGGTTATCAGCTACAGTGTACTGTCATCTGTCTCCCTATGTTTCCTAGTCGTCAACTGAATGAACAAAATCTGAGTTTCCTTCTCAGAGACTTAACTTTTTCGCCTTCTCGACAGGCCATGTGGATCCAGGAGAGGATGACCTGCAGACAGCGTTCCGGGAAACACAGGAAGAGGCTGGTCTTGAGGCCAGCCAGCTCACCCTCATAGAGGGGTACAAGAAAGAACTGCACTATCCTGTCCATGGCAAACCCAAGACCGTCATTTACTGGCTGGCAGAAATGAAAGACTGTAACGCAGAAATCAAGCTCTCGGAGGAGCACCAAGCTTTCCAATGGCTGAAGCTAGAGGATGCTTGCAAATTTGCAGAATATGAGGACATGCAAGCGACACTGAAGGAAGTGCATCAGTTTCTCTGCTCCAAAGAGTGAAATACTTTTGTGATGGAAACTTTAAGAAACATGgccagcttttgtttttttgtttttgtttttttgttttttaaatccaggGGAAGAACTATATTGCTGTAGAAatgttgatttcttttttgaatCTGTACAAATTCAGTGAAGATACTTGGAGCTTTTAAAGAGCTGTGCTTTTTCTCCCCTAGCCAGTGCAAAAAAAGTGTGGTCCAATTGAACTGTGAGCCAGAGATGTCTGAATTGAAACCCAGAGCTAACAAAGACTTCTCTGTCCcgtttcttttctcctttgtttttaatcaaagtGCTGAACAACCAGAGGTCCTTTTGAAAAATCAAGCACTTGATATTTCTTGACTTGCTGATGTAGAACTAGAGATGAGAAAATGAGCAGATGGAGATTTTTAGTAACAGTGTTTACTGCAGAAGTTACACCTTGCATTTCAAATGGGGAAGCAATAATTCTGTTCCCATCTCTTCCACTGATATGCTGTCATAACTGTTCAAATCATTTCAGGTCATGTTTTTTTGTATCATGAATGTATGTACATATCTAATGCATCACTATGAAAACATTTGCCATCCGAAGAGTCTTAGTAAATGGTTGATGTACAGTATTTAAATGGTGATCTCGAAGTTCTTTAGCCACTTTAttgtcttcttttctctttaacaAACACCTCAGACATACATTATTCAGAGGGTTAGGAAAGGGAGATGTATCTGCctaatacagtattttttgcACAGAATTATCTCAGCTAATGAgcaatcttgtgtccagctgatAGCACCTGTGTGGCTGCAGCCTGCACCAGTGTGTGGGCAGCAGGGCACATGTGCTGCCAGAGCTGTGCTGTAGGTGCTTGTGCTGGATGATTGCAGCTGCCTGTGGTGGTACAAATGTGCTCATCTCTGTCAGCGTTCCTGTGGACCTCTCTTTTGTCATTGTTGCTGGGACCTGAGATTGTTAGCACTCTGGTTACACATATTCAGTTAGTAATgcaacaacaggttgaccatgagccagcaatgtgcccttgtggccaagaaggcaaatggtagctggggtgcattaagaaaagtgtgaccagcaggtcgagggaggttgtcctccccctctactctgccctggtgaggccacatctggagttctgtgtgtggttctgggctccccagttcaagaaCAGCAAAgaactactggagggagtccagcagcgAACTACGAAGATGGTGGGGGGCCTAGAGtgcctttcttatgaggaacagctgagagagctgggtctgttcagcctggagaagagaagctgaggggagatctcatcaatgtttacaaatatctcaagggATTAAACCAGGCTCTTTTCGGTGGTGCccagcaataggatgaggggcaatgggcacagactgaagcacaggaggttccatctgaatatgaggagaaacttctttactctgagggtgccagagccctggaacaggctgcccagagaggttgtggagtctccttctctggagacattcaaacccacctggacacattcctgtgtgatctgctctggtgaacctgctttagcagatgggttggactggatgatctccagaggtcccttccaaccacaaccattctgtgattctgtaatggtTCGTAGTCTTTTGGATGTTTTGGCACATAAATAGCAAAAAAGCATGAAGgcattattacattttttttataagGAATGAGGTTTTCTGAATTTGAGGAAATTTTGAAGGAGAACAAGTCCCTTCCTTACATCTTCTCTAGCATTGCTGCCTAGACACTTGGACCTTCTGAGGCAAATAAGTGTACGTCTCTGCTTCTACCTGGCCTTCCTCCTTGCTGCAGGAGTGAACCAAGGGTCATCAGCATTACATCAGCCCTGGAGAAAACCTGCAATACCAGAGGTGCAGCGTAACTGGGCTGAGAAACCTGGGTGGCAGTTTAGTATTGTTTTACTCTCCAGTTCTGCGCACTTGTCCTTTGGTGCGGCATACACCGGTAATGTTAGTACCACTATGACAGTGGTAGTTTGTTCATCACTGGTATCTTTCTGTAGAGTGATGTGTAAAAGCCCTGTTACAGTGCATCCTTTTTCTGTgtatatgcatacacacacaaaaatggaTGCACCATAAGGAGGCTTTTAATGTATACATGTATAACATATAGTCCTATAAACAATTTCAGTGCTTCTCCACTTTACAGtcaggttttattttgattGTTAACATTGTTTACAAGCATTGCATTCAGGTGATGGCAGAGTGAACATCACACAGGTGGTGCGACTACTCTTGAGTGTTTCTCAGCTGGCTTTAGAAGCAGGGGGTGGAAAGTGTCACCCACTGTCACCTGGTCCAGGCATCAAGGCAGAATCAGCTATTTTGGAGTGTTTCCTGGTGGACATTTGACTAATGTGCTTTTTAAAGCCTCTCGTTATGGAGACTTAAACCTGCTGCTCTTCTGTCCATACCTTGGAAAATTTGGTCTCCAGCATCTAGTAAAACAGTGAGAAATAACTAAAAGATAACCAGTagaagagagggggaaaaaatagctaaaagcctgtgctgcttcacagtcttatttttttcattattgtttgAGCTACCATTTAATCAGTGCTATGTAAACAACTGTGTTAGTGCCTTGTGGTTATGAGCAAGATTAGTAAGATAATAAGTATGAATTACAGAGAGTCATTAGCAAGTCATCTGTTCTGCCCATTCAGCAGTAATGAACAAGCACTTACTGCTTTGAGAAGCACAACATTAGCTGAACTCCAAGTAagtatttgcatttcattaacATAGCATACATCATGTTTCCAAAGTGTGTTGAGGTTTTGGAGGGTAACAAGTGCTATGCACTGTAAGGTGGTGTGCTCCTTGGACAGAATTTCAAAGACAGGCGTCTTAATTGTGGTGGAACTGTGATAACTGGTGAGGCACTGCATGTGCATTTTGATTATGTACAAAAAGTatctccactttttttttggcGCAAAATTATGCGTATGCAAACTTGACCCAAAAGTCTTTGGGTATTTTTAGAAGGGAAAACGTTGGAAAGTCAAGATTTGATTCTGACTCTGCATTCACTGCTCACTAGTGAAGAGTGACTTCTTTCTCTGCCCCTGTCTAGTAATAAACTGTTTTTCCAAGGAGCATGTGGGAAATCCTCCAGTAAATAATTCTGGAATAATGTGCCTGGGGAAGACATTTCTCTCTGACCTGTGCAATTTTTATGTCGCAAGCCAATaaagtttgtattttctttcttgagaCCAACTAAGTTCTTGGTTGTAATAATATCCTGTGGCAGTTGAGTTTATACCAGGCTGTGGGtctatgttttaaaagaaaaattaaaaaacaaacaaaacccaacatatACTGTAAATTCTCTAGAGACCTTACTTCTGCCttagtttaaataaaatcaaacccTAGAGAAGTGCAAGCTCCGCTGAAATAGCACAACAACTTAATAGTGAACAGTGTTGTTTAAATCTGAGTAAGGGACAGGTTAGGGTATAGTTTCCCTTGCCCCGCTGAGCAATTATACTGATGCAGCTTCTACTTGTAGTTTCCTAGTGTTAGTAGTTCTTGCTCCAAAGAATTCCTGATTTATAGTCATGATTATGGTTCACATCATCACAAGATCAGAGAGCAAGCAAGCATAAATTCATGAATATTAGGAAAGCACTAAGACATTGCAAGTTTCACTGAGAAAAGATGAGGATTCAGTGTGACAGTCACAGGTAATTATGCTTAATCAAGAAGTGTAAAGGCTGATAACTGTGCCTTACACCTCTCTAGAAAAAAAACTGTGTTACTGCTCTAGATGGGAGCAGTGTATCTGTTCACTGACTCTTCC
The Columba livia isolate bColLiv1 breed racing homer chromosome Z, bColLiv1.pat.W.v2, whole genome shotgun sequence genome window above contains:
- the NUDT2 gene encoding bis(5'-nucleosyl)-tetraphosphatase [asymmetrical] codes for the protein MAVRACGLIIYRRLQSKVTDGIEYLLLQTSYGTHHWTPPKGHVDPGEDDLQTAFRETQEEAGLEASQLTLIEGYKKELHYPVHGKPKTVIYWLAEMKDCNAEIKLSEEHQAFQWLKLEDACKFAEYEDMQATLKEVHQFLCSKE